The Benincasa hispida cultivar B227 chromosome 9, ASM972705v1, whole genome shotgun sequence genome has a segment encoding these proteins:
- the LOC120086628 gene encoding ADP-ribosylation factor GTPase-activating protein AGD5, whose product MNEKANVTKELNARHRKILEGLLKLPENRECADCKAKGPRWASVNLGIFICMQCSGIHRSLGVHISKVRSATLDTWLPEQVTFIQSMGNEKANSYWEAELPPNYDRVGIENFIRAKYEDKRWVPKDGKPRSPSQVQEEKPSLHGQRLVERSGSGYSGHSENLFDGRKRVQTPSAKESIPASRVSLPVPPRGPEQVAPAPNPRQEQKPEPVVQQAEATKQTTNDAPAVSPPKVDYATDLFNMLSFDGPSDNGLAAVSTDDSAWAGFQSAEEASSAEKPGPAKPAEAIPQSTSGIEDLFKDTTTASPSLVPEKPVKDVKTDIMSLFEKSSMVSPFAMHQQQLAMLAQQQSLLMAAAAKSTAGDPKFSNTSHQQQLALLAQQQSLLMAAAAKSAAGDAKFSNAQTSVPNGTNVPPQSWPNVAYPIPGLMMQIGAQGGLQATVQAMNRGLANPVGSSVPYPTSSLYSLGQVSSVPVPVNGVTPTAKNKPQSTASVSSATPSQSGKEYDFSSLTQGMFSKH is encoded by the exons ATGAATGAGAAGGCCAACGTTACCAAGGAGCTTAACGCCCGCCACAGAAAG ATATTAGAAGGGCTTCTTAAGCTGCCAGAAAATAGGGAGTGTGCTGATTGCAAAGCTAA GGGACCACGATGGGCTAGTGTTAATTTAGGCATTTTTATATGTATGCAATGTTCTGGGATCCACAGAAGTCTTGGTGTTCACATATCAAAG GTACGGTCTGCTACCTTGGATACCTGGCTTCCAGAGCAGGTTACTTTTATACAGT CAATGGGGAATGAGAAGGCAAATAGTTATTGGGAGGCGGAGCTACCACCAAATTATGACAGAGTTGGGATTGAGAATTTTATTCGTGCAAA ATATGAAGACAAGAGATGGGTTCCTAAGGATGGCAAACCAAGATCACCATCTCAAGTACAGGAGGAAAAACCTTCTTTGCATGGGCAGAGGCTTGTGGAAAGAAGTGGATCAGGGTATTCAGGCCATTCTGAAAATTTGTTCGATGGAAGGAAGAGAGTTCAAACTCCTAGTGCGAAAGAGAGTATACCTGCCTCGAGAGTTAGTCTTCCTGTTCCTCCGAGAGGACCTGAACAA GTTGCTCCAGCCCCCAACCCACGCCAGGAGCAAAAACCTGAACCAGTTGTACAGCAAGCTGAAGCAACAAAACAGACTACAAATGATGCCCCAGCTGTCTCTCCTCCAAAAGTTGATTATGCCACTGATCTTTTTAACATGTTATCGTTTGATGGTCCCTCTGATAATGGGTTAGCAGCAGTTTCTACAGATGATAGTGCATGGGCTGGCTTCCAGT CTGCTGAAGAAGCATCATCAGCAGAGAAACCTGGTCCAGCAAAACCAGCTGAAGCCATTCCCCAATCCACTTCTGGAATTGAGGATCTTTTCAAAGATACAACTACAGCTTCACCTTCTTTAGTTCCTGAAAAACCCGTGAAAGATGTTAAAACTGATATAATGAGTCTTTTTGAAAAG TCCAGTATGGTCTCTCCATTTGCTATGCATCAACAGCAACTTGCCATGCTAGCTCAGCAACAATCACTTCTCATGGCTGCCGCAGCTAAATCAACTGCTGGGGACCCAAAATTTAGCAATACTTCTCATCAACAGCAACTTGCCCTGCTAGCTCAGCAACAATCACTTCTCATGGCTGCTGCAGCTAAGTCAGCTGCTGGGGACGCAAAATTTAGCAATGCCCAAACCTCTGTCCCCAATGGTACCAATGTTCCTCCTCAAAGTTGGCCAAATGTTGCCTACCCGATTCCTGGATTGATGATGCAGATAGGTGCCCAGGGTGGGCTGCAAGCTACAGTGCAG GCAATGAACAGGGGGCTGGCAAATCCAGTTGGGAGTTCTGTTCCATATCCAACATCTAG CCTTTATAGCCTCGGCCAAGTTTCTTCTGTGCCGGTCCCAGTGAATGGTGTGACCCCCACAGCAAAAAATAAACCTCAATCGACAGCATCGGTATCATCGGCTACTCCTTCGCAGTCGGGAAAAGAGTACGATTTCTCCTCTTTAACCCAAGGTATGTTTTCAAAACATTAA